The following proteins are encoded in a genomic region of Arcobacter suis CECT 7833:
- a CDS encoding DUF4006 family protein gives MAGNTQMNENERGIFKLNGITGMLVAVVLLLSILGILTFNGLKVQQNEASNFYKINQDLNGLKMNSSDNYKQYQLVGTGK, from the coding sequence ATGGCTGGAAATACACAAATGAACGAAAATGAAAGAGGAATCTTTAAATTAAATGGTATTACAGGTATGTTAGTAGCAGTTGTATTACTATTATCAATATTAGGTATTTTAACTTTTAATGGTTTGAAAGTTCAACAAAATGAAGCTAGTAATTTTTATAAAATTAATCAAGATTTAAATGGATTAAAAATGAATAGCTCAGATAATTATAAACAGTATCAACTTGTTGGTACTGGTAAATAA
- a CDS encoding c-type cytochrome, whose translation MKSMVIGGIILIIALLAGTYFAAGDAFNGDDYINSLTMLGAVAIITITVFVALKYVNQMKNDTASGDLAEEKWDGIGEYKNHVPTGWALAFTGAIIWMFWYFTVGYPINGFSQIGQWNEETLEYNAKFEKKWENPSDETLKAMGQSTFLVQCAPCHGVDAEGIDGKAQNLTKRVSKEQVVYVIKNGANNLTSTYPAGMPPMMLTEDADINAVAEYVAGGFKGEQPASFATCSSCHGEDGKGMEAVAPNIRAYDDALVMAVLKDGKKGAIGAMPSFNGRLNETQEKALATYLRSLGE comes from the coding sequence ATGAAGTCTATGGTTATAGGTGGAATAATTCTTATCATCGCTTTATTAGCAGGAACTTACTTTGCAGCAGGTGATGCTTTTAATGGTGATGATTATATTAACAGCTTAACAATGTTAGGTGCAGTAGCTATTATTACAATTACTGTATTCGTTGCATTGAAATATGTTAATCAAATGAAAAATGATACAGCAAGCGGTGATTTAGCTGAAGAAAAATGGGATGGAATTGGTGAATATAAAAATCATGTTCCAACTGGTTGGGCTTTAGCATTTACAGGTGCTATTATTTGGATGTTTTGGTATTTTACAGTTGGTTACCCAATTAATGGATTTTCACAAATTGGTCAATGGAATGAAGAGACATTAGAATATAATGCGAAATTTGAGAAAAAATGGGAAAATCCATCAGATGAAACTTTAAAAGCTATGGGACAATCTACTTTCTTAGTACAATGTGCACCTTGTCATGGTGTAGATGCTGAAGGAATAGATGGGAAAGCTCAAAACTTAACAAAAAGAGTTTCTAAAGAGCAAGTTGTTTATGTTATTAAAAATGGTGCAAATAACTTAACTTCTACATATCCAGCTGGAATGCCTCCAATGATGTTAACAGAAGATGCAGATATTAATGCAGTTGCTGAATATGTTGCTGGTGGATTCAAAGGTGAACAACCTGCATCATTTGCTACTTGTTCTTCTTGTCATGGTGAAGATGGAAAAGGTATGGAAGCAGTTGCTCCAAATATCAGAGCTTATGATGATGCTTTAGTAATGGCTGTTTTAAAAGATGGTAAAAAAGGTGCTATTGGAGCAATGCCTAGCTTCAATGGAAGACTTAATGAAACTCAAGAAAAAGCATTAGCAACATACTTAAGAAGTTTAGGAGAGTAA
- a CDS encoding cbb3-type cytochrome oxidase subunit 3, whose translation MDYETLLTVQGYAKFFLVLAVFIIFYSYAYSIYKRDKSGERDFEKYSKLVHDDSSVSAPLEERKNDKDIDNKEK comes from the coding sequence ATGGATTATGAAACACTTTTAACAGTGCAAGGATATGCTAAATTCTTTTTGGTTTTAGCAGTGTTTATCATATTTTACTCTTATGCTTATTCTATTTATAAAAGGGATAAATCAGGGGAGAGAGATTTTGAAAAATATTCAAAACTTGTACATGATGATTCAAGTGTTTCAGCTCCTCTTGAAGAAAGAAAAAATGATAAAGATATAGATAATAAGGAGAAATAA
- the ccoO gene encoding cytochrome-c oxidase, cbb3-type subunit II — translation MFHWFEQRPFFFAVLVFIFIAFAGIVEVIPDFAKQSRPSVGTKPYSVLELAGRQVYIKDSCNACHSQLIRPFKAETDRYGMYSLSGEFAYDRPFLWGSKRTGPDLMRVGNYRTTDWHENHMYEPSAVVPGSIMPAYKHQFTNKADLDTAYAEAYTVKTVFATPYDQDLDGDGKIDVELGDYETAIAKAKEDAKAIAAGMKNEAIKADVEKGQIPEIVALIAYLNSLK, via the coding sequence ATGTTTCATTGGTTTGAACAAAGACCGTTTTTCTTTGCGGTACTAGTATTTATATTTATTGCATTTGCAGGTATCGTTGAAGTTATTCCAGATTTTGCAAAACAAAGTAGACCAAGCGTTGGTACAAAACCATATAGTGTTTTAGAATTAGCAGGAAGACAAGTTTATATAAAAGATTCTTGTAATGCTTGTCACTCTCAATTAATTAGACCGTTTAAAGCTGAAACTGATAGATATGGTATGTATTCATTATCTGGAGAATTTGCTTATGATAGACCATTCTTATGGGGATCAAAAAGAACTGGACCAGACTTAATGAGAGTTGGAAATTATAGAACTACAGATTGGCATGAAAACCATATGTATGAACCTTCAGCGGTTGTTCCTGGAAGTATTATGCCAGCATATAAACACCAATTTACTAACAAAGCTGATTTAGATACAGCATATGCAGAAGCTTATACAGTTAAAACAGTATTTGCTACACCATATGATCAAGATTTAGATGGTGATGGAAAAATTGATGTAGAACTTGGTGATTATGAAACTGCAATTGCAAAAGCAAAAGAAGATGCAAAAGCAATTGCTGCTGGAATGAAAAATGAAGCTATTAAAGCTGATGTTGAAAAAGGTCAAATTCCTGAAATAGTTGCATTAATTGCATATTTAAATTCTTTAAAATAG
- the ccoN gene encoding cytochrome-c oxidase, cbb3-type subunit I, with translation MQNGAQIEYDYSVAKAFSIVAILFGIIGMTIGVVLAFQLAFPQLNHLAGEYGTFSRLRPIHTNGVTFGFTLSGVFAAWYYISQRVLKVSLKESPFLMAIAKIHFVLYFITILLAVVTLFMGITTSKEYAELEWPLDILVVVWWVLWGISIFGLIGIRRERTLYISLWYFIATFIAVAMLYLFNNMEVPTALVSGYGSWIHSVSMYSGTNDALVQWWYGHNAVAFVFTVPIIAMIYYFLPKESGQNVYSYKLSILAFWGLLFVYLWAGGHHLIYATVPDWMQTMGSVMSVVLILPSWGSAINMLLTMKGEWQQLQTNTLIKFMVLASTFYMLSTIEGPIQAIKSVNAIAHFTDWIPGHVHDGVLGWVVFMIMAALFHMVPRMYKREIYSKSLMDTQFWLQTTGIVLYFTSMWIAGITQGMMWRAYDEYGSLVYSFIDTVTVLHPYYTIRAVGGLLYLIGFFMFAYNIYKTIRCGRVLDKEPVNATPVAA, from the coding sequence ATGCAAAACGGTGCACAAATTGAGTACGATTACTCAGTTGCAAAAGCTTTTAGTATTGTCGCAATTTTGTTTGGTATCATAGGTATGACTATCGGTGTTGTACTTGCGTTTCAATTGGCGTTTCCACAGTTAAATCATTTAGCTGGAGAATATGGTACATTTAGTAGATTAAGACCAATTCATACAAATGGTGTTACATTTGGTTTTACACTAAGTGGAGTATTTGCAGCGTGGTATTATATTTCGCAAAGAGTATTAAAAGTTTCATTAAAAGAGTCACCTTTTTTAATGGCAATTGCTAAGATACATTTTGTTTTATATTTTATTACAATTCTTTTAGCTGTTGTTACACTTTTTATGGGTATTACAACTTCAAAAGAGTATGCTGAGTTAGAGTGGCCATTAGACATTTTAGTTGTTGTATGGTGGGTTTTATGGGGTATTTCAATTTTTGGATTAATTGGAATTAGAAGAGAAAGAACTCTTTATATTTCATTATGGTATTTCATTGCTACATTTATCGCAGTTGCAATGTTATATTTATTCAATAATATGGAAGTTCCAACAGCTTTAGTATCTGGTTATGGTTCATGGATTCACTCTGTTTCTATGTATTCAGGTACAAATGATGCACTAGTTCAATGGTGGTATGGACACAATGCTGTTGCCTTTGTATTTACTGTACCAATTATTGCTATGATTTATTATTTCTTACCAAAAGAGTCAGGACAGAATGTTTATTCTTATAAACTTTCTATTTTAGCATTCTGGGGATTATTGTTTGTTTATTTATGGGCTGGTGGACACCATCTTATTTATGCAACTGTTCCAGATTGGATGCAAACTATGGGTTCTGTAATGTCAGTTGTTTTAATTTTACCATCATGGGGATCAGCTATTAATATGCTTTTAACAATGAAGGGCGAGTGGCAACAATTACAAACAAATACACTAATCAAATTTATGGTATTAGCTTCAACTTTCTATATGTTATCAACAATTGAAGGACCAATTCAAGCTATTAAATCTGTAAATGCTATCGCACACTTTACTGACTGGATTCCAGGACACGTACATGATGGTGTTTTAGGATGGGTTGTATTTATGATTATGGCTGCATTGTTCCATATGGTTCCAAGAATGTATAAAAGAGAAATTTACTCTAAATCATTAATGGATACACAATTCTGGTTACAAACTACAGGTATCGTTTTATACTTTACTTCTATGTGGATTGCAGGTATTACACAAGGTATGATGTGGAGAGCATATGATGAATATGGTTCTTTAGTATATTCATTTATTGATACAGTAACTGTATTACATCCATACTATACAATTAGAGCAGTTGGTGGGTTATTATACCTAATTGGATTCTTTATGTTCGCATATAATATTTATAAAACTATTAGATGTGGAAGAGTACTTGATAAAGAACCAGTAAATGCTACACCAGTAGCTGCGTAA
- a CDS encoding DUF1003 domain-containing protein yields the protein MEKLHKCSVCHKNFKSNEIIHSDIIREGISKLIQKDITDWNESSEICRDDLHFYQNKYVHMLLESEKGELSTLEHQVLETMQQHELISITSADTASDHEWTLGERVADKIATFGGSWAFMGFFAGFLVVWITINSVAVYWKPADPYPFILLNLLLSCLAAIQAPIIMMSQNRQEAKDRLRSQYDYQVNLKAELEIRQLHEKMDHLLSHQWERLAQIQGIQIDLLEELRRKTK from the coding sequence TTGGAAAAATTACATAAGTGCTCAGTTTGTCATAAAAATTTCAAAAGTAATGAGATTATTCATTCTGATATTATTCGAGAAGGAATTTCTAAACTAATACAAAAAGATATTACAGATTGGAATGAATCATCAGAAATTTGTAGAGATGATTTGCATTTTTATCAAAATAAATATGTTCATATGTTACTTGAATCAGAAAAAGGTGAATTAAGTACTCTTGAACATCAAGTATTAGAAACTATGCAACAGCACGAACTTATTTCGATAACTTCAGCTGATACAGCATCAGATCATGAATGGACATTAGGAGAGAGAGTTGCTGATAAAATTGCAACATTTGGTGGAAGTTGGGCATTTATGGGATTTTTTGCTGGATTCTTAGTTGTTTGGATAACTATTAATTCTGTGGCTGTATATTGGAAACCTGCCGATCCATATCCATTTATTTTATTAAATTTATTACTTTCTTGTCTTGCTGCAATTCAAGCACCAATAATTATGATGAGTCAAAATAGACAAGAAGCAAAAGATAGATTAAGGTCACAATACGATTATCAAGTTAATTTGAAAGCAGAACTTGAGATTAGACAACTTCATGAAAAAATGGATCATCTTCTTTCACATCAATGGGAAAGATTAGCTCAAATTCAAGGAATTCAAATTGACCTTTTAGAAGAGTTACGACGAAAAACAAAATAA
- a CDS encoding KUP/HAK/KT family potassium transporter, with product MVIKALGVVYGDIGTSPIYTFAVVFLVAMPTVENIFGLLSLFIWTLTILVTIQYAWLATSLSKRGEGGTIVLLQIILSKIKNAKQIAIITILSFIGFSLMIGDAVITPAISILSAVEGIALIPGFEGTSREVLLIIASLIAICLFIVQKKGVEKVASAFGPIMIIWFLTIGGVGLYFTIQNPSVLLALFPTYAINFIIENPFLTFLVLADVILVATGGEALYADMGHLGRLPILKGWLFVFIALALCYFGQGAFVIANSASATSPLFEMIKSVSPNIYVGFVILAILATIIASQAMISGIFSVLYQAMTTKIFPHLKVNYTSNELRSQIYIGVVNWTLLLCVLCALFLFRESSKLASAYGLAVSGAMTLTALLMIIIFLKQENYIKTAFAILSLIVSGIFFISCTLKIPHGGYWSLIMSMVPLTIVLIYTKGQEKLYQALKIVSKDEFLEQFKKTYKQTNPISGVGMFFARRQDTIPTYIAKTMFENNIIYERNIIATVKTMNEPHGISSELEVIQEGIELLNIKVGYMEMLDVEDVLASKNIDAKTIFYGQEEIIATNPIWIFFASMKNLAPSFVSFYKFPHDRLLGVTRRVEL from the coding sequence ATGGTTATCAAAGCACTAGGTGTTGTATATGGAGATATTGGAACAAGTCCAATATATACATTTGCTGTAGTTTTTTTGGTTGCAATGCCAACTGTTGAAAATATTTTTGGATTATTGTCACTTTTTATATGGACACTTACGATTCTTGTAACGATTCAATATGCTTGGTTAGCTACAAGTCTTTCAAAAAGAGGAGAAGGTGGTACGATAGTTTTATTACAAATAATACTTAGTAAAATAAAAAATGCAAAACAAATAGCCATAATAACAATTTTAAGTTTTATTGGTTTTTCTTTGATGATTGGTGATGCGGTAATTACTCCTGCAATTAGTATTCTAAGTGCTGTTGAAGGAATAGCTTTGATTCCAGGTTTTGAAGGAACATCTCGGGAAGTACTTTTAATTATAGCTTCGTTAATAGCAATTTGTTTATTTATTGTTCAAAAAAAAGGTGTAGAAAAAGTAGCAAGTGCATTTGGTCCAATAATGATTATTTGGTTTTTGACAATAGGTGGAGTAGGTTTATATTTCACTATTCAAAATCCTAGTGTACTTCTTGCTCTTTTTCCAACTTATGCAATTAATTTTATAATTGAAAATCCTTTTTTAACATTTCTTGTTTTAGCAGATGTAATACTTGTTGCAACAGGTGGTGAGGCATTATATGCAGATATGGGACATTTAGGTAGGCTTCCTATACTAAAAGGTTGGTTATTTGTTTTTATTGCTTTAGCTCTTTGTTATTTTGGACAAGGTGCTTTTGTTATAGCAAATTCAGCTTCTGCAACAAGTCCATTGTTTGAGATGATAAAATCAGTATCTCCAAACATATATGTAGGTTTTGTAATATTAGCAATATTAGCAACAATTATTGCATCTCAAGCCATGATTAGTGGTATCTTTTCAGTTTTATATCAAGCAATGACAACAAAAATTTTTCCTCATTTGAAAGTAAACTATACTTCAAATGAACTTCGTTCTCAAATATATATTGGTGTTGTAAATTGGACTTTATTATTGTGTGTACTTTGTGCATTGTTTCTTTTTAGAGAATCATCAAAACTTGCATCAGCTTATGGTCTTGCAGTTTCTGGAGCAATGACACTTACTGCTCTTTTAATGATTATTATTTTTCTAAAACAAGAAAATTATATTAAAACAGCTTTTGCCATATTATCACTTATTGTAAGTGGTATATTTTTTATATCTTGTACGCTTAAAATCCCACATGGTGGATATTGGTCATTAATTATGAGTATGGTTCCTTTGACAATAGTTTTAATATATACAAAAGGACAAGAGAAATTATATCAAGCTTTAAAAATTGTATCAAAAGATGAATTTTTAGAACAATTTAAAAAAACTTATAAACAAACAAATCCTATCTCAGGAGTAGGGATGTTTTTTGCAAGAAGACAAGACACAATACCAACATATATAGCAAAAACAATGTTTGAAAATAATATTATATATGAGCGTAATATTATTGCGACAGTTAAAACAATGAACGAACCACATGGTATTAGTTCAGAATTAGAAGTAATTCAAGAAGGAATAGAACTGTTAAATATAAAAGTTGGATATATGGAAATGCTTGATGTTGAAGATGTTTTAGCAAGTAAAAATATTGATGCAAAAACTATATTTTATGGACAAGAAGAAATTATTGCAACAAATCCAATCTGGATATTTTTTGCCAGTATGAAGAATCTTGCACCATCATTTGTAAGTTTTTATAAATTTCCACATGATAGATTACTTGGTGTTACTAGAAGAGTTGAGTTATAA
- a CDS encoding YaeQ family protein, producing MATKATIHKALLNIANMDTNYYNEHNLTLALHPSETELRLMARVVAFILNANEDLVFCKGISEDDEPDLWEKDLDGSIKLWIDLGQPDEKRIKKACGRSDKVIIYTYQENMASPWFKQLENSINRFKNLSVIHLDFEDDIEELVKRSMVLQCNISDEELTLIKDDKSVIISQKIWK from the coding sequence ATGGCTACGAAAGCAACAATACACAAAGCACTTTTAAACATAGCAAATATGGATACAAACTACTACAATGAACATAATTTAACCCTTGCACTACATCCATCTGAGACAGAGCTACGATTAATGGCACGAGTTGTTGCATTTATTTTAAATGCTAATGAGGATTTAGTTTTTTGTAAAGGAATATCAGAAGATGATGAACCTGATTTATGGGAAAAAGATTTAGATGGAAGTATCAAATTATGGATTGATTTAGGGCAACCAGATGAAAAACGAATTAAAAAAGCTTGTGGGCGTTCAGATAAAGTTATTATTTATACCTACCAAGAAAATATGGCTTCACCTTGGTTTAAACAATTAGAAAATAGTATTAACCGATTTAAAAATCTATCAGTAATTCATCTTGATTTTGAAGATGATATAGAAGAGTTAGTAAAAAGAAGTATGGTTTTACAATGCAATATTAGCGATGAAGAACTTACTTTAATTAAAGATGACAAAAGTGTGATAATTAGCCAAAAAATATGGAAATAA
- a CDS encoding AMP-binding protein — MRFDLQLLDFVECDKDSEKLAISASDKDLTWNEFKIEVEKLKIELSQYNLPKGHPVVIYGHKEAKFIVSMTACMSLGLPYIPVDTIYPKERLNKIVNIVGSAVVISTIEDKIEINTNNLNTNYHLDDPIIYIIFTSGSTGEPKGVQITRDSILDFKEWLESDFKFSNENIFMNQAPFSFDLSVYELVGFLLFGGTIVLNSRELLENHIEYFERLKKYACNIWVSTPSFISKYLLSGEFVSNEIKSLNTFLFCGEVLPAMTVKRIKNNFPDSKVLNTYGPTEATVATTLIEITPEIVEKYSKSLPVGYVKENTTINLLDIDSENVGEIEIVGDNVSIGYFKNEELNKQKFESKYEKRSFRTGDFGYFEDNMLFFANRKDELIKLHGFRIELGEIDKEFTNNKEVNEAITIPLKRGSEVVKLITFIISNKNININDLKEEISVVLPYYMVPSDIVVLEKFPYNSNHKIDKNELINIYKSL; from the coding sequence ATGAGATTTGATTTACAATTATTAGATTTTGTTGAGTGTGACAAAGATTCTGAAAAACTGGCTATTAGTGCTAGTGATAAAGATTTAACTTGGAATGAATTTAAAATTGAAGTTGAAAAACTGAAAATTGAACTTTCTCAATATAACCTTCCAAAAGGGCATCCCGTAGTTATTTACGGACATAAAGAAGCTAAATTTATAGTTAGTATGACAGCTTGTATGAGTTTAGGTTTACCATATATTCCAGTTGATACTATTTATCCAAAAGAAAGACTTAATAAAATAGTAAATATTGTGGGTTCAGCAGTTGTGATTTCTACTATTGAAGATAAAATAGAGATAAATACAAATAATTTAAATACAAATTATCATTTAGATGACCCGATTATTTATATAATATTTACTTCTGGAAGTACCGGAGAACCAAAAGGTGTTCAAATTACTAGAGATTCTATATTAGACTTTAAAGAGTGGTTAGAATCAGATTTTAAATTCTCAAATGAAAATATTTTTATGAATCAAGCACCTTTTAGTTTTGATTTATCTGTATATGAATTGGTTGGATTTTTATTATTTGGTGGAACAATAGTTTTAAATAGTAGAGAGCTTTTAGAAAATCATATTGAATATTTTGAAAGATTAAAAAAATATGCTTGTAATATTTGGGTTTCAACTCCATCTTTTATTAGTAAATATTTACTTTCAGGTGAGTTTGTAAGCAATGAAATAAAAAGTTTAAATACTTTTCTTTTCTGTGGAGAAGTATTACCTGCAATGACTGTAAAAAGAATTAAAAATAACTTCCCAGATTCTAAGGTTCTTAATACTTATGGTCCCACAGAAGCTACTGTTGCTACAACATTAATAGAAATTACTCCTGAAATAGTTGAGAAGTATTCTAAAAGTTTACCAGTTGGGTATGTAAAAGAGAATACAACAATAAATCTGTTAGATATTGATAGCGAAAATGTTGGAGAAATAGAAATTGTTGGAGATAATGTTTCTATTGGATATTTTAAAAATGAAGAATTAAACAAACAAAAGTTTGAATCAAAATATGAAAAAAGAAGTTTTAGAACTGGCGATTTCGGATATTTTGAAGATAATATGTTGTTTTTTGCAAATAGAAAAGATGAATTAATAAAACTTCATGGCTTTAGAATTGAATTAGGTGAAATAGATAAAGAGTTTACTAACAACAAAGAAGTAAATGAAGCTATAACTATTCCTTTAAAAAGAGGTTCTGAAGTTGTAAAATTAATCACTTTTATAATTTCTAACAAAAATATTAATATCAATGATTTAAAAGAAGAAATATCAGTTGTACTTCCTTATTATATGGTACCTTCTGATATAGTAGTTCTAGAAAAATTCCCATATAATTCGAATCATAAAATTGATAAAAATGAATTAATTAATATATATAAAAGTTTATAA
- a CDS encoding MBOAT family O-acyltransferase, with translation MGNMLPFSGLDFFILIFGFILFLHVFKNILKTVISYKMILFVSIILYISFFIPHAQKILFFLIYVYVVYWIYVSNKYQETLFPMIIIALPMILHKFDIDPIFKVIGISYITFRTIQAIVDSHNYGKLSFIEFTSFLLFPTTLLAGPIDRSYRFQEDLQKGYENLTLSNIGKGWDILIVGVLFKFIFAEFVNKFWLSTIDENSIVILDMVNSAYAYTTYLFFDFAGYSAMAVGLSIMMGIFVPMNFNHPYLAANPQDFWRRFHITLGSWLTDYFFKPLYKYLHNFNILKGRRLLIQNLAIIATFLLMGMWNGFTWYFIFSGFLFGIFSAIHNIYVVYVKKGGYDYFTIFPNIIALNLKRFLMLNGAVLALYFFSGRVPI, from the coding sequence ATGGGAAATATGTTACCTTTTTCTGGACTTGATTTTTTTATTTTGATTTTTGGCTTTATTTTATTTTTACATGTTTTTAAAAATATTTTAAAAACAGTTATCTCTTATAAAATGATATTATTTGTATCAATTATTTTATATATATCTTTTTTTATACCACATGCGCAAAAAATTCTATTTTTTCTTATTTATGTTTATGTTGTATATTGGATTTATGTCTCAAATAAATACCAAGAAACACTTTTTCCTATGATTATTATTGCTTTACCTATGATATTACATAAATTTGATATAGACCCAATATTTAAAGTTATTGGTATTTCATACATCACATTTAGAACTATTCAAGCAATAGTAGATAGTCATAATTATGGAAAATTATCTTTTATAGAGTTTACTTCATTTTTATTATTTCCAACAACATTATTAGCAGGTCCAATTGATAGATCATACCGATTTCAAGAAGATTTACAAAAAGGTTATGAAAATTTAACTTTAAGTAATATTGGAAAAGGCTGGGATATTTTAATCGTTGGAGTTTTATTTAAATTTATTTTTGCAGAATTTGTAAATAAATTTTGGCTTTCAACTATTGATGAAAATAGTATAGTGATTTTAGATATGGTAAATAGTGCTTATGCTTATACTACATATCTGTTTTTTGATTTTGCTGGATATAGTGCGATGGCTGTTGGTTTGAGTATTATGATGGGAATATTTGTTCCTATGAACTTTAATCATCCTTATTTAGCTGCTAATCCACAAGACTTTTGGAGAAGATTTCATATTACTTTAGGTTCTTGGTTGACAGATTATTTCTTCAAACCTTTATATAAATATTTACATAATTTTAATATTTTAAAAGGAAGAAGATTATTAATTCAAAATCTTGCAATCATAGCTACATTTTTACTTATGGGAATGTGGAATGGTTTTACGTGGTATTTTATTTTTAGTGGATTTTTATTTGGAATTTTTTCAGCTATTCACAATATTTATGTTGTATATGTTAAAAAAGGTGGATATGATTATTTTACAATTTTTCCCAATATTATAGCTTTGAATTTAAAACGATTTTTGATGTTAAATGGTGCAGTATTAGCACTTTATTTTTTTAGTGGGAGAGTTCCAATATGA
- a CDS encoding D-alanyl-lipoteichoic acid biosynthesis protein DltD codes for MNKLFINILSFVFALVVVISLLYVSKNEILNYYAKPLQDSLQKTISLQNDLESGKIVVFGSSELVINPNQKFLPQNYFNNDLKLPLRIQGNEGQQTFAIMSQLAAYHGELIKENGKVVILLSPSWFTGSYNNGTTIPKFLEFMYPGMMNKLYFQSEIDDSYKILINNYVKKNITYIKNPNFIYEYSFNELEEDYLNNEVKKFLIKSFDNRDINPPIVTYKNPMLDYASLKIEANKIATPSTNNSFGIGNEYFTKHIEPSITKGDFPYTIIVPSELDKNQEYQDLLVLLELLKSYKIKPLFVMQDLHPYVFAKNRDEMTAIITTIKSKIQENSYGYLDMWTYKKEDYEIGTLTDIVHSGELGWVKINQKIIEHFMPKEGN; via the coding sequence GTGAATAAACTTTTTATAAACATTCTCTCTTTTGTTTTTGCATTAGTAGTGGTTATATCACTACTTTATGTTAGTAAAAATGAAATTTTAAACTATTATGCTAAACCTTTACAAGATTCATTACAAAAAACTATTAGTTTGCAAAATGATTTAGAAAGTGGCAAAATAGTAGTATTTGGCTCTTCTGAATTAGTAATAAATCCTAATCAAAAATTTTTACCTCAAAATTATTTTAATAATGATTTAAAATTACCATTAAGAATTCAAGGAAATGAAGGTCAACAAACCTTTGCAATTATGTCTCAATTAGCTGCTTATCATGGTGAGCTTATAAAAGAAAATGGAAAAGTTGTGATTCTTTTATCTCCTAGTTGGTTTACTGGAAGTTATAATAATGGAACAACAATACCTAAATTTTTAGAATTTATGTATCCTGGAATGATGAACAAACTCTATTTTCAAAGTGAAATAGATGATAGTTATAAAATCCTGATTAACAATTATGTTAAAAAAAATATAACTTATATTAAAAATCCAAATTTTATTTATGAATACTCTTTTAATGAATTAGAAGAAGATTATTTGAATAACGAAGTAAAAAAGTTTTTAATTAAAAGTTTTGACAATAGAGATATTAATCCTCCAATAGTTACTTATAAAAATCCAATGCTTGATTATGCAAGTTTGAAAATAGAAGCAAATAAAATTGCAACTCCTTCAACAAATAATAGTTTTGGAATTGGTAATGAATATTTTACAAAACATATCGAACCTTCAATTACAAAAGGAGATTTTCCTTACACTATAATTGTTCCTTCAGAACTTGATAAAAACCAAGAGTATCAAGATTTATTAGTATTACTTGAATTATTAAAAAGTTATAAAATTAAACCACTTTTTGTAATGCAAGATTTACATCCTTATGTATTTGCAAAAAATAGGGATGAAATGACAGCAATTATAACAACAATAAAATCTAAAATACAAGAGAATAGTTATGGATATTTAGATATGTGGACGTATAAAAAAGAAGATTATGAAATAGGAACTTTAACTGATATTGTTCATTCTGGTGAATTAGGTTGGGTTAAAATTAATCAAAAAATTATTGAACATTTTATGCCTAAAGAAGGAAATTAA
- a CDS encoding acyl carrier protein gives MDIIERIKPLVEEIIFKEVGNDEPLYTSNLIDSMGTVDLAMMLEEEFNIKIDVRDIIESNFDSINKLAAYIKSRVSE, from the coding sequence ATGGATATAATTGAAAGAATAAAACCACTAGTAGAAGAAATAATATTTAAAGAAGTTGGAAATGACGAACCTTTATATACTTCAAATTTGATTGATAGTATGGGAACAGTTGATTTAGCAATGATGTTAGAAGAAGAATTTAATATAAAAATTGATGTTAGAGATATTATTGAAAGCAATTTTGATAGTATAAATAAGTTAGCTGCTTATATAAAAAGTAGGGTAAGTGAATAA